GGCGTAGCCCCGCTTCTCCCCGCGCGCGGCGAAGCGGAGGCCCTCGAGGTGGAACTGGTGGAAGAGGGTGAATCCGTCGTACATGTTCTCGAACGACAGGTCATCCGGCCCGATGCCGGCGCCCTCGTAGAGGATCCGCCCCATCCTGTCGCTTGCTCGTTCCCACTGCTCGAGTCTGGCCTGCACGCCCTGCAGCTCTGGCCTGGTCTGACCGTGGCTCAGGACGTAGGCGGGCTTCGGCTTGTGGTTCTTCGCACGCTCGGGGGTCGTGAAGACGACCGCGAGCGCTGCCTGGATGGGCAGGTCATTGTCGTAGATGTTCGCGGGCTTCGCGATCCAGCGGCCCTGGAGGTAGTCCTCCTTCGTAATCATCTCCGGCCGGTGCTGGGTGTAGTAGCCGTCCGGATTCATCAGGCCGTTGCGACGCTCTTCCACGATGAAGGGGGCCATCATGTCGTGGCTCTTGCCATACTTCTGGCAGTACTCCTCGAAGACCATCGCGGTGGTGGCGCAGGCCGGCGTGCCCCAGATACCGCCGTACTTCGCCGGGCTGGCGACGGTGTCGCGCGCCGCGGCGCCCTGGCCGACGTAGTACCGCCCGGCGAGGTTGTGCCAGCCGCGTACCACGAGGCAGGTGTTGGTGAGGCCGCGAGCGACCGCTTCGGCCGCGGTGGTGAACGACACCGACATGCAGATCGGGCCGTACATCTTGAACGTTACGTTCGTGAGTTCCGGCATATTCAGCAGGATCCAGTCGATGTCCCCGCGCGTGATGCCCGCCTGGGGGAAGTCGACCATCTTGAAGACGCGATCCCAGCCCGGCGGCGGCGGCGTGTTCGGATCATTCGAGACACCCGTGGTCGACTCAGCGGTCAAGACGATGCCGTCGATCTCGCTCGGCGAGATGCCGGCGTCTTCGATCGCCTCGCGGATCGCGATGATGGTGAGGGCGCCCATGCTGGTCTCGGGCTTCTCGTCCCAGCGCCGGGCGGTGGGTGAAGTCCCGACGCCCGTGGCGCAGACCTTTCCTCGGCCTTCCCAGAGGCCAAGCCCCTCGCGGTTGCGATGCCAAGCGTTCGGCGCGATCGGAATTGGTGGCACTCCTCGGGCTCCTTGAAAGTCTCCGACGGTTGCGCGGCGCTCGGGGAAAGTCTCCGACGGTTGCGCGGCGCGCGGGTGGCTGAGCCGGGTTCCCTTAGCTCACGACCCGCCATTCGGGAACCTTTTGCCCCGTGACCGGTGTCGTTTCGAAGATCACCTCGACGGCCGCGCCGATGGGGACCTCGTCGACGGGAACGCCCGGGAGGTGCGAGTACATCGTCAGCTCAGGCTCTTCGTCGAGCGAGATGGTCGCGACGTTGAAGGGCTGGTCGGGGATGAGTCTGCTCACCGGGCTGTCGTACACGACGACGCGGCTCACGATGCGGCCACGACCGGCAATTTCGCGCCATGCGAGCGCCCGGTTCCCGCACTTCGGGCACATCGCCCGCGGCGGGAACTGGAAGCGATTGCACACGGCGCAGTGCTGGACCACCAGCCGCTCTTCGTTGCAGGCGTCGTAGAACGGCCTGTCGAGGTCATCGGGGACCGGGGATTGCTTGGGCACGCTCCATCTCCATGGACACCGCCGACCCCTGATGGGCGGGGCGCTCTCGCTCACGGGCAGGGCACGTCTCGTTGACTCACCGATCTTTCGTCATTCGCCCCCTGTGTGCAACGTGAATGAACACGGCGACGTGAGCAGGTAGACGCAGTTTGGGGCGAAGGCCGCGCGCTTCGTCGGTGCAGACCCCAAACACCACGCGGCTTCCATGCCGGTGCCCAGCTCAAGCCTCGCCGGCAGGCGGAGCCCCGGTGCGTAAGTTTATCTGCATGCTGATTATGTGCCCGCTGGCCAGCCGGCCGGCTGCCCCAACGATCTCGTCGCCCGCGGACTTCGTACGCTCGATCCTGTAGATTGTGTGGCGTTTCTATAGAATCTACGTAGGCCGGCCATCCTCCTGGCAGAGCGTCCGGGCATACCTGCTGCCGGCGCGGCGCTGTTGCGTGCCGGATCCGGCCACCGCATGGACATGTGCAGGCATAGGTGTAGATCGAGGACGACCGTGTTCGTGGCCGCTGCCGGCGGCCTCCTGGTTAGCGTGCTCGGCAGCCCAGTCGGCAACCTGCCAGCGCGAGCGCAGGTCGAGCTTGTCGAGGATGTGATGGACATGGACGCCCACCGTGCGCACCGCGATGGCCAGAGCGGATGCGATCTGACGATCGCTGTAGCCCTTGGCGAGCAAGCGCGTCACGTCCCGTTCACGGGGCGTGAGCGGTTCATGCACGCGATCGGGTAACGCTGCCTGGTTCACGGCGGCCGCTTGTGCAGACGGCTCCATGCTGTTCAGCGCCTCCGCCACCGCCTGGTCCAGCGTCAGAGCGCGGCCCGCCGCCCACGCGGCGGCGAACTCGACCCCCTGAAAGCCCGGCGCGGATCGTTGCCGTCACCCGCTGATCGGTGGCGCGGTCCCTGGGCGGCGAACTGGCGCCGAGCATCGCCCGCAGTCCTTCGGCGGCGCCAAGCAGCCGCGCCGCCTGCCGCGGCCGTGGCTCGGCCGCGATCGCGGTCGCCCCCCGAATGCCTTGCACCAGAAACACCCAATCGCCCACCTGGAGGTGGCCGGCCAATCCTTCCCGAACGTTTGCGGCGGCCTGCTCGTGATCACCGGCATAGTGAAGGAACGTCCCCAGCATCGTTCGCGCCATCGCGACGGTGCGCAGATCGCCCTGCTGCTGGGAGCGCTGCCGGCACTCCTCGAGCAACGTGCAGGCCCGCTGGTAGTCACCCTGATTTCCCCGTGTCGTGCCGAGCGCCAGGAGCACCAGCGCAATCCCGGGTTCGTCGGCCAACTCGCGAAACCGCGCCAGGCTCTCCTCCAGCAAATCGGCCGCCTCGCCAGTGGCGATCCGGCGCATCTGGACTATCCCCAGCCAGACGAGCGTCTCGGCGATCCCCCGCCGATCCGCCGCCGCTTCAGCGGCCGTCAGGCTCTCCGCCAGCAAGGGGATCGCTCCGTCGAGGTCGCCCTGCCACTGGGCCAGCCTGCCCGCCGCGATCAGCACCTGCCGGCGCAGCGCGGGCGCGATGCCGTTGACCGGTCTCGCGAGCGCCGCCTCGAGGGCTTGCCGCCCTTCGCGCAAATGCATGTGGCCTTCCCAGAACGGGGCCAACGCCACGACCAACCGTGCCTCGGTCTCGAGCTCGCCCAATGCGGTCGCCCAGCTCAGTGCGGCGCGCAGATTTCCCGACTCGCGTTCCAGGCACGCCAGCCAGGCAACCTGATCCGGACCGCGCAGGTGCGGCGCCGCCCGCTCAGCCAGCGCCAGATACCGGGCCGCGTGGCGGACTCGTGTCGCCTCCAGCTCGCCCTTCGCCGTGCGTTCGATCGCGTACTGCCGCACTGGCTCGAGCAGACGGTAGCAAGCAGTCCCCGTCTCCTCCTCAACCAGCACCAGCGACTTGTCCAGGAGCTCGGTCAGCAGATCCAGCACATCCGCAGCCTGTACGTCAGGGCCGACACCGATAGCCTCCGCTGCGGCGATATCGCAGCCGCCGGCGAACGTCGCCAAACGGCGGAACAGCGCCTGCTCGGGCACGGTTAGCAGCTGGTAGCTCCAGTCCAGGGTGGCACGCAGCGTCTGCTGCCGCGTCGGCGCTGCCCGGCTGTTCCCGGTCAGCAATTGGAGGCTGTCGTCCAGACGCTCCAGGATCTGCGCGACCCCGAGCACGCGCACGCGAGCCGCCGCCAGCTCAAGCGCCAGAGGTATCCCATCCAGACGGGCACAGATGCCGGTTACGGCGTCGACGTTTCCCGCCGTGAAGTTGAAGTCCGCGTTGACAGCGCGGGCGCGCTCCACGAAGAGCTGTACGGCCGGGCACCGTGCCAGCTCCGCGGGGGAAGCGGGTTGGTCGGGGTCGGGCAGCGCCAGCGGTGGCACGCGCCGCTGGTACTCTCCGGCGAGTTGCAAGGGCTCACGGCTTGTGGCGAGGATCCGCAGGCTGGGACAGCCGGCGAGCAGGCGCTCGGCGAGTTCAGCACAAGCGGCGATCAGGTGCTCGCAGTTGTCGAGCACAAGCAGCAACGACCGCCTGCACAGGGCGTCTGCCAGGCGATCGAGCGCCGTGGCGCCCGCGACTTCGGGTAGGTCGAACACCGCGGCGACCGCCTGCGGAACCAGCGCAGGGTCGGCGATGGGGGCAAATTCGACCAACCACACGCCATCCGGGAACGTGGCGCGTAACGCCTCAGCGGCGGCGAACGCCAGTCGCGTCTTACCACCACCGCCGATGCCGGTCAGCGTGACCAGACGGCCGGCGTGGTTGGAGACCAACTCGACCAGCGCGCCGAGCTCGCGCTCCCGCCCGATCAGACGTGTACGCGGCGCCGGCAGATTTGACCGGGGCGTGGCGCGAGGTAGTCGCGGTGACTGCTCGCTCCGGCCGGCGCGTGGTGAACGCGCCAGTGCGATGAACGCCGTACGTTCGTCAGGCTCGAGCTGAAGCGCCTCAGCCAGGCGGTCCACGGTATAGGGATAAGGGCGTTGCCTTCGCCCCCGTTCAAGGGCGGCGATCGCCGAGGCACTGGCCCCAGCCCGTTCGGCCAGTGCCTGGTGGGTGAGTCCCGCTCGTTCGCGATACCACCGCAAACGAGGGCCAAATCCTGGCTCGGCGTCATCCATGAGGCAGTGCATCCTGACGGAAGGAGTGTCCGTGACCACCAGCAGCTCCGGCATCGACCTCGCGGCTCTCGCCTGGCGCAACAAGAAGAACCTCGACGCGACAAAGGATGGCGCGAAGGTTAGCTATCGCTTTCTCTGGGACGATGGGTACTACGGGGAGAGCATCCTCTTGATCGGTGACGGCCACGATAAGCCGCTGGTCAGGCTCCTGGATGGCGTGCCGGACGCCGTCTGCAGCGGCCTCATCAAGGTCACGAAGGGATCACGGAAGGACGATCCGGGCACCTTGACGGTCACCGGTGCCACGACGAAGCAGCATCGCGACGCTACACGGCCGCAGAATTACTTCGACCGGATGATCAGCAAGATTTCGGACAAGAAGGTCGTACACGCCCGATCGCTCGCCTGACCTGCAGCACGGTACGCCCGGCGGCCCGGTCCTATCCGCGCAGCGGTCGCTACGTCTCACCCGTTTGCCCCGCAGCACCGCGCAAAGCAGTACCTGTCTGAGGGAGGCACCGGCATGGGTCGGTATTCGGAGCTCGACTACGACGCCATCACCAGGCAGAACCGGAGGATCGTCGACGCCACGCAGGACGGCGGCAAGATCCGCTCGCTCTACTTCGGAGACGTCATCCTGCTTGGCGACGGCCACGCTTCGGCGGCGGTCAAGCGCGTGACGGCCAACCGCTGCACGACCGCCGAGATCACCGTCACGAAGGGGAAGGGGCTGGACCCTGGAACCCTCATGGTCAGTGGCGCCCGGGTCGGGAGCTGGTACCTCGAACAGGAGGTGCGCAGGTTCTCGAAGAAGAAGATCGTCTGGGTGTAGCGGCAGAAGCGTCACCCGCCGATCGAAGCGGTAGTGCGCCGGCTCGCCCACGCCAATGACCGTGTCGCTGGTGGCCCTAACCACGCTGCCGGCCTTCCGTATGACGCCGAAGAGGAGTGTTCATCATGTCGGACGCAACGGAACTCAACGGCCTCGAGTTTCTCGGCAAGTGCTACGATCTGCTCTCGCTCGATCCGCTCAACCTGGGCGGTTTGGCCAAGACCGTAAACGCGATCGATGTCGCACGCGCGGGCGGCGGCAGCTACGAGCAGGGCAGCTACGTGGTGCCGAACGGCGTCAGCCTGCAGTCGCCGTTCAACACGGAGGCGAAGACCTTCCGCTCCCTCGTCCAGAACAGCTACGACTTTCAGAACGAATTCAGCTCGACGCTGGAGCTGAATGCTGGGATCGAAGGGTGCTTTGAGTTCAGCACCAGCAACAGCTTCAAGGAGATCACCCAGGCGTCACAGTCGCGCAAGCAGGTCTCGACCTACGCCATCGTCTACGTTCAGAACCACGTCGTCGCGCTGGACCTGGACGGCCCGGACGAGAAGCGCATCAGCACCGCTTTTGCCCACGCCGTGAAGGGGCTTCCGGGGGGAATGGGGGCGCAAGCGGAACAGCGGGCCTACTCGGAGTTCATCCGGAAGTTCGGCACGCACTTCACCCGCCGAGTGTCGCTGGGCGGCATGGCCTACTCGCGCGTCAGCGGTCTCACCACGAAGGTGCTCGCGTCGCGGGAGCGGGAAGACGAGTTCACGGCGAAGGCGAAGCTCGAGATGGACATCTTCAAGTCCGGCGCAAGCCTCTCGGAAACGCGCAAGCAGTTGCAAAAGTCCGACGAGGAGAACGAAATCGAGCGGGGCATCGTCGTCTTTCGCGGCGGTATCGGCAGCATGCACGAGATCGCCGATGAGTGGTTCAGCGGCCTGCAGGAACGTCCCGCGCCGATCCCGGCCGGCACGGAGCTCGCACGGTTGTCAGAACTGCTCACCGCCGACTTCTTCCCGAACGATCCGGCGATCGCCGGCAAGCGCCGATCGCTGGACGAGGCGGTAGACCAGTACATCATCAGCAGCGGCGGCGCCCTCGATGGCACCATTCGCTACGGCGACAAAGTCGTCCTCTACAACGCGCCATACGAGCGGGGGAAGCCGCTGGACTATCAGCTCAAGCTGAACAACACCAATCCGAACGGTTCCGCGGTATACATGGCCAAGGTGGATCGATCGACTCCGAACCCGGTGGCCACGATGACGGTCGTTGACCCGCAGGGACGCTGGGGCGCGGCGGGCCAGCAGCCGCACGAGGTGATGGCCGCCCGGGAGACGCAGATCGGCCTGCGAGTTGAGGGCGGCAACGGTTCCGGGCAACGCTACCTCAGCACGAAGCCGTTCGATAGCGCGGCGCAGACGGCGATCGCCGCGTTCTCGCCGAATCCGAACGATCCGCAATGCCTCTGGTCGCTCTGTGTCGCCGGCGAGGTCGCCGGCAACGGCACGCGCATCGCGCGGCCGCTTGTGTCGGGTGACTGGGTCTCCATTACCCGCGAGGATGCGCCGGCGCGCGCATTCCTGACCTTGAACGGTCAACCAGTGACCCCGGGCGAGCAACCCGGCCTCCGCGCGGTGATGACCGGCAATCCGTGGTTCGACCACAGCGACGGGAACGCGCGGAGATTCGTCATCCAGAAGGTCAAGTAGGCCCTGGAGACGAGCAATCGCAGCGTCGCCGGCTCACGCGGAATGAAGCCGCTGGGCCGGCGACCCGCCCCTGCGTTGTGCGCACCGTGCCAATGCCTGGGCTCCCGGCGCGGCGCCGTGCGCCCGGGGCAATAGTCGGAGCGACGATGATGAGCGAGCTCAACCACGATCCGGCCGCGGGCTGGCAGTCGCCGGTGCCCGGCGCCGTGATCACGCAACTGTACGGCCCCGGCAACACGGATCCCGGTGTTCGGCACCTGTACCGCAAGGGCTACCACACCGGCATCGACTTCGGCGGGGTGTCCGAGCGCACACCCGTGCTTTCGCCCAGTAACGGAACGGTCAGCCTCGCCGCAACGAACGCGGGCTACGGCGAGTGCGTGATCGTGGAGCGAAGCGACGGCGTCGAGGTGCTCTTCGGCCATCTCTGCCGGATCGACGTGGCGGTGGGCCAGCGGATCGCCGCTGGGCAGGCGGTCGGCGGCATCGGCACGACCGGCGTCTCGACGGGCGTGCACCTGCACCTGGAATACCGCCGGCACGGCGAGGACATCGATCCCGCGCCGTTCCTGCACGCGGGCCAGGCCGGGCAGGCAGCCGCCGTTGCTGAGCCGCCGGCTCTTCCGGCCCGCGTGCTGGTCAACGCCAACCTGCGCGGGCGGCTGGGTGAGGACGCTGCCGTGCTCGGCGTGGTTCCTGCCGGCGCGGCCGTCGCGCTGCGCCACGACGCCTACTATCCTGTCCGCTGGAACGGACGCGACGGCTGGCTGTGGGGAACGTTTCTGGAGTTCGCTGCCGGCGACGCGGCGTCCCCCGGCGAGCAGTCGCCCGCCGCGGCCGACGTCCAAACGGCGGAGCGCCGCGGCCACACGACCGCCGAGCTCAATCTGCGTGCCGGTCCCGGCACCATTCACCCTGTGCTCCGCACACTGCCGCCCGGCACGAGCGTCGGCGTGCTGGCCGAGCGGGGTGAGTGGCTCCAGGTTCAGGCTTGCGGCACAGAGGGATACGTGCACCGCGGCTTCGTCGCCTTTGGGCACGAGCCTCTGCCGGAAGGCTTCCTCAGAGGCAGGCCGGACTTTGCGAACGTACCGCTCGCACCGGCGCCGTCGGAGCACCTGGTGGCCCCGGCCATGACCGACACCGAGCGGCTGGTCGCGGAGACGTGGAACCGCTACGGCGGACTGCTCATCGCTCTGTCCAAAGAGCTGTGCATCGACCCGGCGACCGCGGTGGCCGTGCTGACGATCGAGGCCGGCGGCCGGGCGTTCCCGGCGGATGGCCGGATGATCATCCGCTTCGAGAACCACATCTTCCATGACGAGTGGGGCGGGCACGCTCCCGACGCGTTCGCCCGGCACTTCGCATCGGGCGACGAACAGCCCTGGCAGGGTCATCTCTGGCGGCCGTCTCCGGCGGAGGCGTGGCGCGAATTCCACGGCGACCAATCGGCAGAATGGCAGGTATTCGAGTTTGCCTGCGGCCTCGACGACACCGCCGCGAAACGGGCGATCAGCATGGGAGCGCCGCAGATCATGGGGTTCAACCACGCCGCGATCGGCTACGCGTCGGTGCAGGCGATGTTCGACGCCTTCTCGTGCAGCGCGCAGGCGCAGCTGATCGGCTTCTTCGACTTCGTCCGGGGCGCATCCGCCGACTCGCCGCGCCTGCTGGCCCTGCAGCGCCAGGACTTCCACGCGTTTGCCGCGCTGTACAACGGCTCCGGTCAGGCCGCGACCTATGCCGGCATGATGGAAAACGTCTTCAACGCCTTCCAGCGGTTGCGGTGAGCCTGAGCCGCGCCGGCGGAGCGGTACACACCGCGGCGCCACGCCGCCCGGGGCCGGTGCGCCTTGATGAAGCGCTTCTCCCCGGCCGCCCCCTGGCGCGCTCAGGCAATAGGTCATGGAACCGCAGTCCACGGCGAACGTGCGCGGCGGCGCCGGCCGCTGCCTCTCCCTGAACAGGAGCGCTGCCGATACGCCAACCGACACGCAGGACGCCACGGTAAGACCTGATCAATCAGACGGCTTGAGGAGCAGGTCCGGCGCTCCCGCTCCTGCGGGCCCAGATGCGCCGGCTCAGAGCAGAGGACTGCCCGGATCCAATCCGAAGAGGACCCGGCCGGCGGTCTCCCAGCGGCCGTCCTGCACCTGCAGGTGCTGCGCGGCGGTGTGCAGGTCGCGCCAACAGCGTTCGAGCGGCGACGACTGGAAGATTGCGCTCGACCCCGCGAGCCGGTAGAGCGTATCTGCGGCAGTCACGCTGTTCTCAACCGCGGTCAGGCATGACAGGCGGAGCACGGCCAGGGCCTCCGGCGTGAGTTCACATCGGCGCGAGGCGGCGTCCCAGATCGCCTGAACGTTCGCGTACCAGAAGGTGCGGGCGGAGCGCACGAGCGCCTCCGCGTGCGCCAGGCCGACCTGGGCCTGGACCTGCTCGCTCAGCCGTGGCCCGAACGGGCGTTCCTTGGCGAGCGCAAGCTGCCGGAACTCCTCGATCGCCCGGCGCGCGAGTCCGAGGCACACCGGCGGCGACTGCGCGAGCCCGACGAGGGAGAAGAACGGGATGTTGGTGAGGCGTACCTCGCGCACGTGTCGCGGGCCCGCGGGGAGGGCGAAGCCGCCGGTCATCTCGTCGGGGACGAAGACGCCGTCCACATACAGGTCCTGGGTGCCCGTCGCACGCAGGCCGGTGACATACCAGGTATCGATGATCTGGACATCGGCCGGCGGCAGGAAGGCGATCACCATCTCAGGCTGTCCGCCGTCATCCAGACGTGGGGCGCCGTCGGCGACGATCGGCGCGGCCGCCGCGATCCACGTGGCGTTGGGGGCGCCGCTGTTGAAGGCCCATCGCCCCGTAAGCCGGTAGCCGCCCTCCGCTCGCTCGGCGCGCACGCCGAACGCCGGTGCGCCGGCGATCAGGGCCGAGCCGCTTCCGAGCACCCGGGCGGCCGATGCCTCAGGCAGCACGGCCGTGAAGAGGCCATTGGCGATGCCCAGGGCCACGGTCCAGCCCGTGGATCCGTCGTGCCGTGACACCTCCTCGACGACGCTGAGCGCGTCGGGCAAGGGCAGATCGAGCCCGCCGAACGCTCTCGGCGTGTAGATCGAGAACAGCCCGCCCTCCATGAGCCGTTCGACGAGCTCGTCTGGAAGCCGACGCTCGGCTTCGGCCTGGGCCGCCATCAGGCGGATCTCATCCGCCACCGGCCGCACGAGTTCTTCAGCATTGACAAGCGCGATCATGAGCGTCTCCTCCGTCTGGCTTTACGGTGGCGGTGCTGGGCTCCGGCCGGACGCCCGGACGCGCCTCCGCAAAGACCACGTTACGAGGGCGCGCTCCGCCTGCCATCGCGGTGATCGACCAAACGGGAGCGCCGCGTTGTGGTTAGTTCTGACCAGATGGGCGTCGGGCGAGGCCCTGTTCCACCGCGAAGGCGGCCAGGCTGGCGCGCGAGGAGACGCCGAGCTTTTGGAGCATGTTCTGGACGTGGCGGGCGACCGTGTGCTCGCTGATGACGAGCGCGGCGGCGATCGCTTTGTTCGTCTCGCCTGCCGCGATCAGGCCGAGTACCTCGACCTCCCGCCGGGTCAATCCGCCCGCCGCTGCCGGGGCGAGGGAATCGGCATCCAGTCGTGCCAGGTCGGGCACCGCCCCGAGACGTTCGAAGACCCAGCGCGCCGCGTCGACCTCCATGGCCGCCGACTCGTCGTCGCCAACGGCGCGGCAGGCCATCCCGATCAGGACACGTACCCTGGCGGCTTCGTATGGCGCTTCGACCTGCTGCCATGCCGTCCAGGCGCGGCGCAGCGGCGCCAGCGCGGCGCGCGACTCTCCTCGCGCGATCAGGACGCTGCCTGCCGCGCGGTCGGCCAGCGCCCGCAGCGGCACTGCCGTGAGTACCGCCGTCAGCTCGGCAAGCTCGTCCGCGGCCTTCTGGGCTGCGGCGGTGTTGCCCATGCCCAACAGGATCTCAACGTGGGCGGCGAGCAACTCGATTCGGCGCGCGGGTGCCGTGCCGAGCTCGTCCAGCGCTCGCCGGATCGCCGCCTCCGCCGCGTCCGTCTGTCCGCGGACAAGCCAGAGCAGGGCGATCCCGGGCTCAGGCGGCCTCCCCAGCCGGCTGGCCTGCCGGTAGGCCTCCTCGGCGGCTGTGAAGTCGCCGCGCAGGCGGTGCAGCTCGCCGAGCTGGTAGAAGGCGTCGGCCGGTCCCTCGGGGCTGGCCGGCAGCGACAGCCAGGCGCAGGCGCGCCGTGCCTCAGTGAGGGCATCCTCCCAGTCGCCGCGCAGCCGCATCAGCTCCACACGGTGCACCAGGCACGGCCCGCGGTACGGCACCAGGTCGGGCTGGCCGTCACACCAGCGCGAGAGGACGGCGGTCCATTCGCGCGCCCGGCGCACGTCGAACACCTCCTGGCAGGCCTCCAACACCCCGCAGTAGACGTGACCCACCAGCATGGGGGACGCTTCCCCCGCGGTAAGGGCGAGCATCACCTCGTCGAGGGTGGCCATGCCTTCGGCGTGCAACCCCAGCCGGATCAAGGCGCGGCCGCGTCCGTGTCCAGCCATGGCCAGCAGGGTTGGGTCGGCAAAGCGCCTCCCAATCGCTAGCGCCTCAGCGAAAATGCTGCAGGCGGCGTCGACATCGCCCGCCCAGAGCTTCTCCATGCCGGCCGGAACAAGCAGATAGCCCCACTCGACACAGTCGGCACCACGCTCGGAGAGCAGGCTGCGCGCCCGCGCAAACCAGCCGCCCGCCTGGCCCATCTCGTCGGTGAAGATCATCTGGTGGCCGAGCCAGAAGGCGAAGCGGACCGCCCGGGTCACATCCGCGTGGCGGAGCGACTCCCGGTAGCCGCGCGCCAGCAGCTCACGGCACTCCGTCTCCTCGCCAACGAGATGGGCGACGACGGCGTAGCGCTCGACGTCATCGAGCGAGAGCGCGCCTGCATCGCTTGCCTTCGCGTACGCGGATCGAGCTACGCCCCAGGCCCGGCGCGCGAACGCCGCACGCGCTTCGTCGATGGACATCCCAACATCACGCCGCATTCCACGCCGCCACGATGCGTACGCCGCGCAGGCAGGCGGAACCCTGCGCGCAAGTGTATATGTAGTCCTCAGCCTGTGCGCCGCCGGTCTTGAGTCTTGCCAGGGCGATCGCCTGCCGCCGTGTGCGGAGGCTCAGGAGTCTCGTGTCAGCAAGCCTCAAGCCGCACAGATCGGCAGGCATCACCGCAGCCCAGCCGCCGGCCACGTCCGCCGCGCTGGCCCTGAACGCGCCGGCTCGGCGCTCCTTACGAGGGCTGGAGGCGCAACAGGTCTGCGTTGAACGTTTTCGACGGGCGCATCACCGCCTCCGCCCTGGCGGGATCGGGGCGGTAGTAGCCGCCGAGGTCCACCGGGTGGCGCTGGACGGCAAGCAACTCCTCGGCGATCGTCGGCTCGTGGGCCCGCAGCGTCTTGGCGAGGTCCGTGAAGGCGGCGGCGAGTTGCGGATCCTCATGCTGCGCCGCCAGCTCCTCGGCCCAGAACAACGCCAGGTAGAAGTGGCTGCCGCGGTTGTCGATCTGTCCCACGCGACGGGCCGGCGCCTTGTTCTCGTTCAGGTATTTCGCCGTGGCCCGGTCCAGCGTGTCGGCAAGAATCTTGGCGCGGGCGTTGCGCGTGGTGCGCGCCAGGTGGTCGAAGCTCGCGGCCAGCGCCAGGAACTCCCCGAGGCTGTCCCAGCGCAGGTAATCTTCCTTGAGCAGTTGCTCCACGTGCTTGGGCGCCGAGCCGCCGGCGCCCGTCTCGAACATGCCGCCCCCGGCGATCAGCGGCACGACGGACAACATCTTGGCGCTGGTGCCCAGCTCCATGATCGGGAAGAGGTCGGTGAGGTAGTCGC
This region of Dehalococcoidia bacterium genomic DNA includes:
- a CDS encoding LuxR C-terminal-related transcriptional regulator; translation: MSIDEARAAFARRAWGVARSAYAKASDAGALSLDDVERYAVVAHLVGEETECRELLARGYRESLRHADVTRAVRFAFWLGHQMIFTDEMGQAGGWFARARSLLSERGADCVEWGYLLVPAGMEKLWAGDVDAACSIFAEALAIGRRFADPTLLAMAGHGRGRALIRLGLHAEGMATLDEVMLALTAGEASPMLVGHVYCGVLEACQEVFDVRRAREWTAVLSRWCDGQPDLVPYRGPCLVHRVELMRLRGDWEDALTEARRACAWLSLPASPEGPADAFYQLGELHRLRGDFTAAEEAYRQASRLGRPPEPGIALLWLVRGQTDAAEAAIRRALDELGTAPARRIELLAAHVEILLGMGNTAAAQKAADELAELTAVLTAVPLRALADRAAGSVLIARGESRAALAPLRRAWTAWQQVEAPYEAARVRVLIGMACRAVGDDESAAMEVDAARWVFERLGAVPDLARLDADSLAPAAAGGLTRREVEVLGLIAAGETNKAIAAALVISEHTVARHVQNMLQKLGVSSRASLAAFAVEQGLARRPSGQN